One window from the genome of Clarias gariepinus isolate MV-2021 ecotype Netherlands chromosome 15, CGAR_prim_01v2, whole genome shotgun sequence encodes:
- the il12rb1 gene encoding uncharacterized protein il12rb1, with translation MKTLGLLLLVVAVSLDKGATCNVSSPQCYKNTTRPDDDFLCKWEDLDRSPDAIYTIFMRSSSVNDTSYAKQFSSGKQLFKVLPVEDLVTERPLDIWVLRQVSNVTCSSPTISVFLSNSVKYSSPNITQRTRSAENIKLSWPRVNDNKGAIHEIRWRKINNTWKNTTFKTEDDKNNGIWDSYTLQLQKLTVYQVQIRRKAMQSLLWSDWSQTADIPTEIQQPAVCWNKTKKENTEKWKIELKWDKPPHEASFGGVSYEVTVNLPCKKTTNKSIKSNTFTFVATDSEARVSIVAINKVGKSPPLDIIIPPVEHLKYCNRDSLPKHKRYCLEWYKLLDGETRPGTVNITRSKTLEEIKNGMEKFVRYYYFIHAGGKHKHHCPIYSTEGAPRSEPKNITVLNITHDSAVLWWNPIPVQEQQGFLMYYNIWISREGYNDTGYHQVPANKTSFLLRNLATGSFYTISIAGGTKIGAGPNSTRTFYTLSTALPDTGRKTAKIILIVCAVVLLFSIALSIAIRRLRSKLLPTIPSPVISASAMPHMDNQNMKTVTEEVDDVILLCRDVQDKHGPSSKQKQSTSLQDCELRLHEDKEEEDEEDDEEIPFTCFTSVDKPSSYPNPNYKGQLLRFPELLEISDKGQVESCEVGTPLYKNGLFFETKGLDGEEISVQL, from the exons ATGAAGACTCTAGGACTTTTGTTGCTTGTTGTTGCAGTGTCGCTTGATAAAG GTGCAACATGTAATGTCTCGAGTCCACAATGTTACAAAAATACAACTCGGCCCGATGATGATTTCTTGTGTAAATGGGAGGACCTAGACCGTTCTCCAGATGCTATTTATACTATTTTTATgcg GAGTTCATCTGTTAATGATACCTCATATGCTAAACAGTTCAGTTCTGGCAAACAGTTGTTCAAAGTGCTCCCTGTAGAAGATCTGGTCACAGAACGTCCTTTGGACATATGGGTGCTCAGGCAAGTATCCAATGTGACCTGCAGCTCACCAACCATCTCTGTGTTCCTGAGCAATTCAG TTAAATATAGTTCACCCAATATAACACAAAGAACAAGGTCAGctgaaaatatcaaattaagCTGGCCAAGAGTGAATGACAACAAAGGTGCTATTCATGAGATCCGATGGAGGAAGATTAATAATACGTGGAAGAAC ACAACCTTTAAGACAGAGGATGACAAAAATAACG gtattTGGGACTCCTACACGTTGCAGCTACAAAAGCTGACAGTGTACCAAGTTCAGATACGACGGAAGGCCATGCAGAGCCTCCTCTGGAGTGACTGGAGCCAGACCGCTGACATTCCTACTG AAATTCAACAACCTGCTGTGTGCTGGAATAAGACAAAGAaggaaaacacagaaaaatggaaaattgAGCTCAAATGGGAT AAACCACCCCATGAAGCCTCTTTTGGAGGCGTCTCATACGAAGTGACTGTCAATTTACCATGTAAAAAGACAACAAATAAATCGATTAAGAGTAACACTTTTACATTTGTGGCTACTGACTCTGAAGCCAGGGTGTCTATCGTGGCTATAAACAAAGTCGGAAAATCGCCACCTCTGGATATCATCATTCCACCTGTTGAGCATCTCAAAT actGCAACAGGGATTCGTTACCAAAACATAAAAGGTACTGCTTGGAGTGGTATAAACTCCTAGATGGTGAGACCCGGCCAGGAACGGTAAACATCACACGTTCCAAAACACTTGAGGAGATTAAAAATG GTATGGAGAAGTTTGTGCGTTACTACTACTTTATTCACGCTGGAGGAAAACATAAACATCACTGTCCTATTTATTCTACAGAAGGTG CACCTAGATCGGAGCCAAAAAACATCACAGTTTTAAATATCACACATGATTCAGCCGTGCTCTGGTGGAACCCGATTCCAGTGCAGGAACAGCAAGGGTTCCTGATGTATTACAATATATGGATTTCAAGAGAGGGCTATAACGATACAG GCTACCATCAAGTGCCAGCAAACAAAACCAGCTTCCTTCTCAGGAACCTTGCCACAGGCTCCTTTTACACAATTAGTATCGCTGGAGGAACTAAAATCGGAGCAGGGCCCAATTCCACCAGGACCTTCTACACTCTCAGCACCGCTTTACCTGACACTG GGCGGAAGACGGCCAAGATCATTTTAATCGTGTGTGCAGTTGTGCTTCTGTTTTCAATCGCACTATCTATTGCTATCAGAAG GCTAAGGAGTAAGCTGTTACCAACAATCCCAAGTCCTGTGATCTCTGCATCAGCCATGCCTCATATGGACAACCAG AATATGAAGACAGTGACAGAAGAGGTGGACGACGTCATTCTCTTGTGCCGAGATGTTCAGGATAAACACGGTCCTTCGTCCAAACAGAAACAGAGCACTTCACTACAAGATTGTGAGCTCAGGCTGCATGAGGAtaaggaagaagaagatgaagaagatgaTGAAGAAATTCCTTTCACTTGCTTTACCTCTGTTGACAAACCAAGTTCTTATCCAAACCCTAATTATAAAGGACAGTTGCTTCGGTTTCCTGAGCTCCTGGAGATCTCAGACAAAGGCCAGGTGGAAAGCTGTGAGGTCGGCACACCCTTATACAAAAACGGCCTGTTTTTTGAAACTAAAGGTTTGGACGGTGAAGAAATATCAGTGCAGTTATAG